From Oscillospiraceae bacterium CM, a single genomic window includes:
- a CDS encoding diguanylate cyclase: protein MKRRKTVLLPVLLLATLLVALAIIIYVSVRSHVSGLLNDSYLTSYTGGWKTADGEPVTLPGQLPQNGHDAVTIFNALPSDMPGDAYLYLETNFQQLEVIADGHVLFSLSDRDVFNHIAVTSTYLIKIPASEAGQNIEIKLTPYHPDREVVVYRLTLGDGITTAINILESKADIAFLFFILSILTGINIFFLILLGKQKNRSHFWSMLSLTAFIFISATWILTDSKILYLFLNHAEINVYLYSFSFMLMPVPLLLYFRQLFIKGKAFVNLLVLLYLAVFCFRIICHILAIADLMQTLFLVHILMSITALLFIVLGIKELVKRRHNKSFLIQAAITVLGFAGLFSIFRYVTTSNDSSVLVEYGLVVLSAAIGFSAVRDGMATFVKTKNFEKLTGTIPSGICRIENLETAHILYANPYYYDQFGYSASEANKIGFTSADFTVLPTDLPKLKASVREYRAAKLSSFELEARHVTKKGAVLWILSRFRLDADESGEMTVVMVDITDRKTAEERLRISEEEYRIATKQSNKMILRYDFATDVCCRQPDAAHFVGFPDVIENASKTIAATPIVAKDSKIVFTTFIQAVLSGERNGSAVVSLLDREESRYKWYHLDFTTIFDEMNEPARSIISLYDVTPQYQKELAFRRWQQNYEAILNTSAYYYDYNLTSDKIEHEEGRLFPTVPKTVSRTLSGIAQHVAEREVFECDREHWLSFMSRERLLERYAAGLNTDKTEFRRFSNGAAKWTSLSVQLIPDPYSTAVKGYFLLEDIDEKKNAELTLQERSIRDALTGLLNRGAFIEQIDAILAKSDERTQHALIMLDIDNFKSINDTLGHSAGDALLMNIAEKLRFALRSDDVCGRLGGDEFVILLKNMNFGKPLEARVNDLCNLICDELVWGIAVSASFGIAGYPNDGLTFEELYKKADVALYKAKAHGRGGYALYDPQLSFDDLSLKN, encoded by the coding sequence TTGAAACGCCGCAAAACGGTTCTGCTGCCTGTGTTATTACTGGCCACGCTGCTCGTTGCTTTAGCGATCATCATCTATGTCAGCGTCCGCTCGCATGTTAGCGGCCTGCTTAACGACAGCTACCTCACATCTTACACGGGCGGTTGGAAGACAGCCGACGGGGAGCCTGTAACCTTGCCGGGACAACTTCCGCAAAACGGTCATGACGCCGTAACGATTTTTAACGCCCTTCCTTCGGACATGCCCGGCGACGCTTATCTGTATCTCGAAACGAATTTTCAACAGCTTGAGGTAATAGCTGACGGTCACGTTCTTTTTTCACTGTCCGACCGTGATGTTTTTAATCATATAGCTGTGACGTCCACGTATCTCATTAAAATCCCGGCGTCTGAGGCCGGACAAAACATCGAAATTAAGCTGACGCCCTATCACCCCGACAGAGAGGTTGTGGTCTACCGTCTGACGCTGGGAGACGGTATTACGACGGCTATAAACATCTTAGAAAGTAAAGCCGATATCGCGTTTTTATTTTTTATTTTGTCGATCCTAACCGGGATTAATATTTTCTTTCTCATCCTGCTGGGTAAACAGAAGAATCGAAGCCATTTTTGGAGCATGCTTTCTCTGACGGCTTTTATTTTTATTTCAGCAACATGGATTTTAACGGATTCAAAGATCCTATATCTCTTTTTGAATCATGCTGAAATAAACGTCTATCTCTACAGCTTTTCGTTTATGCTGATGCCGGTACCTCTTTTGCTGTATTTTCGGCAGCTCTTTATTAAAGGCAAGGCCTTTGTTAATCTACTTGTTTTGTTATATCTTGCCGTTTTCTGCTTCCGCATTATATGCCACATCCTCGCCATTGCCGATCTGATGCAAACCTTGTTTCTGGTGCACATACTCATGTCCATCACGGCATTATTGTTTATCGTACTCGGTATAAAAGAGCTCGTCAAACGCCGGCACAATAAGAGTTTTTTGATTCAGGCGGCTATTACTGTTTTAGGTTTTGCAGGGCTCTTTTCAATCTTCCGGTATGTAACAACGTCAAATGACAGCTCTGTTCTTGTTGAGTACGGCCTTGTCGTTTTATCGGCAGCAATCGGATTCAGCGCCGTGCGAGACGGCATGGCGACGTTTGTCAAAACCAAAAATTTTGAAAAGCTGACAGGAACGATTCCCAGCGGTATCTGCCGGATTGAAAATCTCGAAACGGCACATATTCTCTATGCCAACCCGTATTACTATGACCAGTTCGGATACAGCGCGTCGGAGGCGAATAAAATCGGCTTTACGTCCGCTGATTTTACCGTCCTGCCAACAGATTTGCCAAAGCTCAAGGCATCTGTTCGAGAATATAGAGCCGCGAAGCTGTCAAGCTTTGAGCTTGAGGCGCGCCATGTGACGAAAAAAGGCGCTGTTTTATGGATTCTCTCGCGTTTTAGGCTTGACGCTGACGAAAGCGGTGAAATGACGGTTGTCATGGTCGACATCACCGACAGGAAAACAGCCGAAGAACGTCTGCGCATCAGTGAAGAGGAATACAGAATCGCCACAAAGCAGAGCAACAAGATGATCCTCCGATATGATTTTGCAACGGATGTCTGTTGCCGCCAGCCAGACGCCGCGCATTTCGTTGGCTTCCCCGACGTGATCGAAAACGCGTCGAAGACCATCGCGGCAACCCCGATCGTTGCCAAGGACAGCAAAATCGTCTTTACAACGTTTATCCAAGCCGTCCTCAGCGGCGAGCGCAATGGGAGCGCCGTTGTCAGCCTTCTGGATCGCGAGGAGAGCCGCTATAAATGGTATCATCTTGACTTTACAACTATTTTTGACGAAATGAACGAACCGGCACGGTCAATAATTTCTCTCTACGATGTGACGCCGCAATACCAGAAAGAACTGGCGTTCCGGCGCTGGCAGCAAAATTACGAGGCTATTCTGAACACATCCGCCTACTATTATGATTACAACCTGACGAGCGATAAAATCGAACACGAAGAGGGCCGCCTCTTTCCGACTGTCCCGAAAACTGTTTCACGGACGCTTTCGGGTATTGCACAGCATGTCGCCGAACGGGAAGTTTTTGAATGCGACCGCGAGCATTGGCTCTCTTTTATGTCGAGAGAGCGCCTATTAGAGCGCTATGCCGCCGGTCTAAATACCGACAAAACCGAATTCCGGCGCTTCTCGAACGGCGCCGCGAAATGGACGTCTCTGAGTGTTCAGCTGATACCGGACCCGTATTCTACAGCCGTCAAAGGCTATTTTCTCCTGGAGGACATTGACGAGAAGAAAAATGCCGAGCTGACGCTGCAGGAGCGCTCCATCCGCGACGCGCTGACAGGCCTTTTGAACAGGGGCGCTTTCATTGAGCAGATTGACGCCATCCTCGCTAAAAGCGACGAACGCACACAGCACGCCCTGATCATGCTCGACATTGATAATTTCAAGTCAATCAACGACACGCTCGGTCACAGCGCCGGAGACGCGCTGCTCATGAATATCGCCGAAAAGCTCCGTTTTGCCCTCCGGTCGGACGATGTCTGCGGCCGCCTCGGCGGTGACGAATTTGTTATCCTGCTCAAAAACATGAATTTCGGCAAGCCGCTGGAGGCACGCGTCAACGATTTGTGCAACCTCATCTGCGACGAGCTGGTCTGGGGCATTGCCGTCTCGGCAAGCTTTGGTATTGCCGGATATCCAAATGATGGGCTGACCTTTGAAGAGCTCTATAAAAAAGCCGATGTCGCTCTTTATAAAGCGAAAGCGCACGGCCGCGGCGGATATGCCCTGTATGACCCGCAGCTGAGCTTTGACGATTTGTCATTAAAAAATTAA
- the spoIVA gene encoding stage IV sporulation protein A, which yields MNEHGIYEDIALRTDGDIYLGVVGPVRTGKSTFIKRFMETLVIPNIDNVYMRERARDELPQSGSGRTIMTAEPKFVPEEAVSVTMDGGATFSVRLIDCVGYMVPGAVGQFEGEAERMVTTPWFDDDIPLTEAAEVGTHKVIAEHSTIGLVITTDGTITDIERQNYVEPESRVIRELKEIGKPFLIIINSANPTSERAQKLRAELSERHGVTCLVKNCMTLDKEDVTGIIKAVLYEFPLSEVGFYLPAWVNALPMEHPIKNELLTSIRSNMENAARIKDVENAVAAIGETSPVNMSSVRDMDLGRGVVTATLELPHELFYNTLSEQSGLTVQDDGDLINLLTQLSSIKREYDRIDSALQDVRTRGYGIVMPGREELHLEEPEIVRQGGRYGVRLKASAPSIHMIMANIETEVSPAVGGEKSSEDIINFLLQEFEGDVSKIWESNIFGKSLYDIAGEGLNAKIKKMPDETQGKLQETLQRIVNEGSGGLICIIL from the coding sequence GTGAACGAGCACGGTATTTATGAGGATATCGCCCTCCGAACCGACGGGGATATATATTTAGGTGTTGTTGGGCCCGTCCGGACTGGAAAATCAACCTTCATCAAACGCTTCATGGAGACACTTGTCATTCCGAACATCGACAATGTCTATATGCGTGAGCGCGCCCGCGACGAATTGCCCCAAAGCGGCTCCGGCCGGACGATTATGACGGCTGAACCGAAATTTGTTCCCGAAGAGGCCGTTTCCGTCACGATGGACGGCGGCGCGACATTTTCCGTCCGCCTCATTGACTGCGTTGGTTACATGGTGCCGGGGGCGGTCGGACAGTTTGAAGGGGAAGCGGAGCGCATGGTGACGACACCCTGGTTCGACGACGACATTCCACTGACGGAAGCGGCCGAGGTCGGCACGCACAAGGTTATCGCCGAGCACTCGACGATTGGTCTTGTCATCACGACGGACGGGACGATTACCGACATTGAACGCCAGAATTACGTCGAGCCGGAATCCCGCGTTATTCGCGAGCTCAAGGAAATCGGCAAGCCGTTTCTGATCATCATCAATTCAGCAAATCCGACCTCGGAGCGCGCACAAAAGCTCCGCGCGGAGCTGTCTGAGCGGCACGGCGTGACCTGCCTTGTTAAAAACTGCATGACGCTCGACAAGGAGGACGTGACAGGCATCATTAAGGCCGTTCTGTATGAATTTCCTCTTTCCGAAGTCGGGTTTTACTTGCCGGCGTGGGTCAACGCGCTGCCGATGGAGCATCCCATTAAAAACGAGCTGCTGACATCCATTCGCAGCAATATGGAAAACGCCGCACGGATAAAGGATGTTGAAAACGCTGTCGCCGCTATTGGCGAGACATCACCTGTGAATATGTCATCCGTCCGCGATATGGACCTTGGCCGCGGCGTCGTCACGGCGACGCTGGAGCTGCCGCATGAGCTGTTTTACAACACGCTGAGCGAACAATCCGGTCTGACCGTTCAGGACGACGGCGATCTCATCAATCTGTTAACGCAGCTATCGAGCATCAAGCGTGAGTACGACCGCATCGATTCGGCGCTGCAGGACGTCCGCACGCGCGGCTACGGCATCGTCATGCCGGGACGCGAAGAATTGCATCTCGAAGAACCCGAGATCGTCCGTCAGGGCGGGCGGTATGGCGTTCGCCTGAAGGCGTCGGCCCCGTCCATTCACATGATCATGGCCAATATCGAAACCGAGGTCTCCCCTGCCGTCGGCGGTGAAAAGTCATCGGAGGATATCATCAATTTCCTTCTGCAGGAGTTTGAGGGCGACGTCAGCAAGATTTGGGAATCGAACATTTTCGGCAAATCCCTCTATGATATCGCCGGAGAAGGCCTCAACGCCAAAATCAAGAAAATGCCCGACGAAACGCAAGGCAAGCTGCAGGAAACCCTCCAGCGCATCGTCAACGAAGGCAGCGGCGGCCTCATCTGCATCATTTTATAA
- a CDS encoding polysaccharide biosynthesis C-terminal domain-containing protein → MQRGKKMLMNTLLLTATSLFMRTVGMAFQVYLSKKIGETGIGLFQLIMSVSMLAATFAISGVRFATTRLVAEELGLSRNGGVKAAVFRSLLYALTFGLAAFAALFFGADTIGRTWIGDERTVLSLRLLALSLPAFSLSAVLSGYFTAVSRVIKSAVVNILEQFIRIGVVVVALTLSKGYTVETACAVIVIGGVVGEMASFLMLFVLYVVDRRRYRADDQKVTGMTKRLIVIAFPLALSAYARTALSTLENLLVPRGFQKSGASSDKALATYGMIQGMVFPIIAFPSAFFYSLAELIVPELTDAQVRGRTREISDKVSRILYLCLLFSIGVTAVMFTYSGALGQSIYQRDTVGTYIRLLSFLMPIIFLDSVTDGMLRGLGQQMVTMRYNILDSFISVLLVYFLLPKYGVYGYVFIIYFTDLFNFTLSIRRLARVTKIRLPFGNALIAVFCAAGSNVLSLFLLRAVGLPLRAQLSVLLLHMILACVLYVLLLLLTRCIERRDLGRFLSFYHQKRKHPAR, encoded by the coding sequence CTGGCCGCAACCTTTGCCATTTCTGGCGTCCGTTTTGCCACCACGCGCCTCGTTGCGGAAGAGCTTGGTCTTTCACGCAACGGCGGCGTCAAAGCAGCTGTTTTCCGCAGCCTGCTTTACGCGCTCACTTTTGGGCTGGCAGCCTTTGCGGCGCTTTTTTTCGGTGCCGACACGATTGGCCGCACCTGGATTGGCGACGAGCGTACAGTTTTATCCCTGCGCCTTCTGGCGTTGAGTTTGCCGGCGTTTTCCCTGTCGGCTGTTTTGTCCGGCTACTTTACGGCCGTTTCCCGTGTCATTAAATCGGCCGTTGTCAACATCTTGGAGCAGTTTATTCGAATCGGCGTCGTCGTTGTTGCCCTGACGCTGTCGAAGGGATATACCGTTGAGACGGCCTGCGCCGTTATCGTCATTGGCGGCGTTGTCGGTGAGATGGCGTCTTTTTTAATGCTTTTTGTTTTATATGTTGTCGACAGGCGGCGGTATCGCGCCGACGATCAAAAGGTGACTGGCATGACAAAGCGCCTTATTGTCATTGCCTTTCCGCTCGCTTTGTCCGCCTATGCGCGGACGGCGCTTTCGACGCTTGAAAACCTGCTTGTTCCGCGCGGCTTTCAAAAGTCCGGCGCTTCAAGCGACAAGGCGCTGGCTACTTACGGGATGATTCAGGGGATGGTTTTCCCGATCATTGCCTTCCCGTCCGCTTTCTTTTACTCGCTGGCAGAACTCATCGTCCCCGAGCTGACGGATGCACAGGTACGCGGCAGAACGCGCGAAATCTCTGACAAAGTCAGCCGGATTCTTTACTTATGCCTTTTGTTTTCAATCGGCGTAACGGCCGTTATGTTTACATATTCCGGCGCGCTCGGACAATCTATCTATCAACGGGACACCGTGGGAACGTATATCCGGCTGCTTTCTTTTCTCATGCCGATCATCTTTCTTGACAGCGTGACAGACGGCATGCTCCGCGGACTTGGCCAACAAATGGTCACCATGCGGTATAACATTCTCGATTCCTTCATCAGCGTTCTGCTTGTCTATTTCCTTTTGCCGAAATACGGCGTTTACGGATATGTTTTCATCATCTATTTTACGGATCTCTTTAATTTTACGCTCAGCATCCGCCGTCTCGCTCGTGTCACAAAAATACGCTTGCCTTTTGGTAATGCTTTAATAGCTGTCTTCTGTGCCGCCGGGTCCAATGTCCTGTCACTTTTTCTGCTGCGTGCCGTCGGGCTGCCGCTGCGTGCACAGCTGAGCGTCTTGCTGCTGCACATGATCTTAGCCTGCGTGCTTTACGTTTTGCTCCTGCTTCTCACGCGCTGCATTGAGCGGCGTGACCTCGGGCGCTTTCTGTCTTTCTATCATCAAAAGAGAAAGCATCCTGCCAGATGA